In the Streptomyces cinnamoneus genome, CCCGAGTCTATTTCCTCCGCAGAGCGGTCATACGCCCTTGCTGACCGAACTCATGTTGAAGTCCGGAACGCGCAGGGCCGGCATCGCCGCCCGGGTGAAGTAGTCGCCCCACTCGCGCGGCAGCGTCGGCTCGGTCCGCCCGGCCTCGACGGCCCGGGAGAGCAGGTCCACCGGCGACTCGTTGAAGCGGAAGTTGTTGACCTCGCCGACGACCTCGCCCTTGTCCACGAGGTAGACGCCGTCCCGGGTCAGTCCGGTCAGCAGCAGCGAGGCCGGGTCCACCTCGCGGATGTACCACAGGCAGGTCAGCAGCAGGGCGGGCCCGTCGTGCCCGGCGGCGGCGACCATCTCCGTGAGCGAGCGGGTGCCGCCGGCGTCGAGGACGAGGTTGTCGGTGTACGGGGAGAGCGGGAGGCCGGTCAGGCCGGCGCTGTGCCGGGTGGTGACCAGGCGCTCCAGCACGCCGTCGCGGATCCAGTCCGTGGCGGCGATGGGCAGTCCGTTGTCGAACACCGAGGCGTCGTCGCCGGAGGAGCCCGTCAGGACGAACGGCGCGCACTCCAGGCCCGGGGCGTGCGGGTCGCTGCGCAGCGTCAGCGGCAGCTCCGACAGCTTCTCCCCCACCCGGGTGCCGCCGCCGGCCTTGGAGAAGACGGTGCGGCCCTCGGCGGCGTCCCGCGCGGAGGCCGACCACTGCTGGTAGACCAGCAGGTCCGCCACTGCGGTGGGCGGCAGCAGCGTCTCGTACCGTCCGGCCGGCAGCTCCAGCTTCTTGCGGCTCCCCCAGGCCAGGCGCTCGGCGAGCTCCGCTTCCATGGTCAGCGGGTCGACGTCGAGGAAGTCCCGGGTGGCCCGGCCCGCCCACGCGGAGTGCGCGCGGTCGGGGGTCTTGGCGTTGATCTCCAGGGTGCCGGTGGGCTGGTCGTGGCGGAGGCGCAGGCCGGTGGAGGTGCCGAGGTAGCTGGACTCCGTCTCGTGCCGGGCGAAGCCGTACAGCTCACGGCCCTGGGCGCGGGCCCGGGCGAAGGCCTCGCCGAGGGCCGGGGCGAAGGCGTCGAAGACGGCCGGGGAGGTCTCGGCGGGCGCGCCGGTGAAGTCGGCGGCGTGGGGTACGCCCGTCACCAGCGGCTGCGCGTCCTCGGCGGGCCCGGCCTCCCGGGCCGCGGCCTCCGCCGCCCGCACCAGCGGCTCCAGGTCGTCGGCGGTGACGGCGGACCGCGTCACGGAGCCCGAGGCGGTGCCCTCCTTGCCGTCGACGGTCGCGACGACGG is a window encoding:
- a CDS encoding metallopeptidase TldD-related protein encodes the protein MSPRTNKPHEIVERALELSRADGCTVIAQEQSTANLRWAGNALTTNGVTRGRTLTVVATVDGKEGTASGSVTRSAVTADDLEPLVRAAEAAAREAGPAEDAQPLVTGVPHAADFTGAPAETSPAVFDAFAPALGEAFARARAQGRELYGFARHETESSYLGTSTGLRLRHDQPTGTLEINAKTPDRAHSAWAGRATRDFLDVDPLTMEAELAERLAWGSRKKLELPAGRYETLLPPTAVADLLVYQQWSASARDAAEGRTVFSKAGGGTRVGEKLSELPLTLRSDPHAPGLECAPFVLTGSSGDDASVFDNGLPIAATDWIRDGVLERLVTTRHSAGLTGLPLSPYTDNLVLDAGGTRSLTEMVAAAGHDGPALLLTCLWYIREVDPASLLLTGLTRDGVYLVDKGEVVGEVNNFRFNESPVDLLSRAVEAGRTEPTLPREWGDYFTRAAMPALRVPDFNMSSVSKGV